The following coding sequences are from one Thermocrinis jamiesonii window:
- the der gene encoding ribosome biogenesis GTPase Der: MKIVIVGRPNVGKSTLFNRIVGKRISIVHGMPGVTRDAIESIAEWKGRRFKVVDTGGLIESEEQIIKEIRKRVERLLEEADAVLFVVDGKEGITSADQSIAKLLYPHKKKVFLVVNKIDTKSAQSNLYDFYSLGFERVYPISAQHGKGVGELLDGVFSCVAEGEEVIQQEGIRLSFVGRPNVGKSSLVNAILGSDRVIVSPIAGTTRDAVEIFFEYKGEYLILVDTAGIRRPSRVEYGVEFFSVGRAIKAIEMSDVVCLVVDLSEGVTHQDQKIASLIERRYKGCVIVGNKFDLVDLKKEEAEAYIRQRLYFLDYAPVVLTIATEGKGIEELLESALVVYRDYCKQHKTSFINRAVEKIISEKAPPSYRGKEVKVYFAYQETTKPPTVVLYTNYPEGWKSNYRKFFERKLREYLNVKHSPIKLVLKSKEEGK; encoded by the coding sequence GTGAAGATAGTTATAGTAGGAAGGCCAAACGTAGGAAAGTCAACGCTTTTTAATCGTATTGTGGGCAAAAGGATAAGTATAGTTCATGGCATGCCAGGCGTTACGCGAGACGCGATCGAATCAATAGCAGAGTGGAAAGGAAGAAGGTTTAAGGTGGTAGATACAGGTGGGCTCATCGAAAGTGAGGAGCAGATAATCAAAGAAATAAGGAAACGGGTAGAGAGACTTTTGGAGGAAGCGGATGCGGTTCTTTTTGTGGTTGACGGTAAAGAAGGTATTACATCAGCAGACCAGTCTATAGCAAAACTGCTTTATCCTCACAAAAAAAAGGTTTTTTTGGTTGTAAATAAGATAGATACAAAATCTGCACAGTCAAACCTTTATGACTTTTACAGCTTAGGTTTTGAAAGGGTTTATCCAATCTCTGCACAGCATGGCAAAGGCGTAGGGGAGCTTTTGGATGGTGTTTTCTCTTGCGTAGCGGAAGGGGAAGAAGTTATACAGCAAGAAGGTATAAGGCTGTCCTTTGTTGGTAGGCCTAACGTGGGAAAGTCTTCTTTGGTAAATGCCATACTTGGTAGTGACAGGGTTATAGTTTCTCCCATAGCCGGGACCACAAGAGACGCGGTGGAGATCTTTTTTGAATACAAAGGGGAGTATTTGATACTCGTTGATACCGCTGGAATTAGAAGGCCTTCAAGGGTTGAATATGGTGTAGAATTCTTCTCAGTAGGAAGAGCCATAAAGGCTATTGAGATGTCCGATGTGGTTTGCTTGGTGGTGGACCTTTCGGAGGGAGTAACCCATCAAGATCAAAAGATAGCCAGTTTGATAGAAAGAAGATACAAGGGATGCGTAATAGTAGGTAACAAGTTTGACCTTGTCGATCTAAAAAAGGAAGAGGCAGAGGCTTACATAAGGCAAAGGCTTTACTTTTTAGACTATGCACCGGTGGTGCTTACAATAGCAACGGAAGGCAAAGGAATAGAGGAGCTTTTGGAAAGCGCTTTAGTGGTTTATAGGGACTATTGCAAACAGCACAAAACATCGTTCATAAACAGGGCAGTTGAAAAGATCATCTCTGAGAAGGCTCCTCCAAGCTACCGAGGGAAAGAGGTAAAGGTTTACTTTGCTTATCAAGAAACCACAAAACCTCCTACCGTAGTCTTATACACAAACTATCCAGAAGGTTGGAAGAGCAATTACAGAAAGTTTTTTGAAAGAAAACTTAGGGAATACCTCAATGTAAAACATTCTCCAATAAAGCTTGTGCTTAAGTCTAAGGAAGAGGGAAAATGA
- a CDS encoding SulP family inorganic anion transporter produces MTPKSIVQSFSLNLGYLKGYNREKFTKDLIAGLTVAAVLIPQAKAYALLAGMPPINGLYASLLAPLVAVLFGSSKFLGTGPVAMVSILVTSTLLPFAKPRTPEWIGLASLLALMVGITILLMGIFRFAFILDLISHSVIVGFISAGALVISANQLGGVLGFSTTKSTQIFSLLADIAQKLYLTNPYTVMVSILAFVIIYVSSKIHPLAPGALIAVVITTLISYLLDLNRKYGVPIVGDVPAGLPPIGLPPIDLQVLSALWGGAIVVSAIGLLEALAIAKKFSVEKGDRWDPNKELIGQGLANLTAGLMQGFPISGSFSRSALYYRLETASPIAHAVVSLVILKTLLIFAPLFYYLPKATLSVIILTAVVPLVKPQEIWRLYRINPIDGVVAGLTFLSVFIMDLWQAILMGAILAFGSFVYKTMYPRIVVITRNPKTQTFENAEAEGLAECPQILYIRPQMPIYFGNAEYVSNYIVEKAQERKDKGLKFVFIDLEASNYMDAVGAENFIRMLKRLQAMGLSTAIGNVNRVVMPVLERAGLKEVVPEGMIFGSKGQSLSVLLEKIDHLFCAKKCPHVVFRECLEFKSGEKVVSPQED; encoded by the coding sequence ATGACCCCCAAAAGTATAGTCCAATCTTTTAGTTTAAACTTAGGCTATCTTAAAGGATACAACAGAGAAAAGTTCACAAAAGACCTAATAGCTGGTCTTACGGTTGCAGCGGTTTTGATTCCTCAGGCAAAGGCTTATGCTCTTTTAGCCGGAATGCCACCCATAAATGGTCTGTATGCATCACTGCTTGCTCCCTTAGTTGCGGTTCTCTTTGGAAGCTCAAAGTTTTTGGGGACGGGCCCAGTGGCTATGGTATCAATATTGGTCACATCCACCCTTTTGCCTTTTGCCAAGCCAAGGACACCCGAATGGATAGGGCTGGCTAGTCTCTTAGCCCTTATGGTTGGCATAACTATTCTTTTGATGGGAATTTTTAGGTTTGCATTCATCCTTGATCTTATATCCCACAGCGTGATAGTTGGTTTTATCTCCGCCGGTGCGCTCGTGATTTCAGCCAATCAGTTGGGTGGTGTTCTTGGTTTTAGCACCACAAAGAGCACTCAGATATTCTCTTTATTAGCTGACATAGCCCAAAAGCTCTATCTAACAAATCCATACACAGTAATGGTAAGCATTTTGGCGTTTGTAATCATATACGTGTCAAGTAAAATACATCCTCTTGCCCCCGGTGCCCTGATTGCGGTCGTAATAACCACGCTGATTTCCTACCTTTTGGACCTAAATAGAAAGTATGGCGTTCCTATTGTAGGAGATGTGCCAGCTGGCCTTCCGCCTATAGGCTTACCTCCCATAGACCTGCAAGTTCTATCTGCCTTGTGGGGCGGTGCAATAGTGGTGTCTGCCATAGGCCTTTTGGAGGCTTTGGCTATAGCCAAAAAGTTTTCGGTAGAAAAAGGGGACAGATGGGATCCAAACAAGGAATTAATTGGTCAAGGGCTTGCAAACTTGACAGCAGGTCTTATGCAGGGATTTCCGATAAGCGGTTCTTTTTCACGTTCAGCTCTATACTATAGGCTTGAAACTGCCTCTCCCATAGCCCATGCTGTGGTAAGCTTGGTCATACTTAAAACTCTTCTTATCTTTGCACCCCTGTTTTATTACCTGCCGAAGGCTACCCTTTCGGTGATAATACTAACCGCAGTTGTTCCACTTGTTAAACCTCAAGAGATATGGCGCCTATACAGAATAAATCCCATAGACGGTGTGGTGGCAGGGCTTACCTTCCTAAGCGTCTTTATTATGGATCTCTGGCAAGCAATACTTATGGGTGCCATCTTAGCTTTTGGATCTTTTGTCTATAAAACTATGTATCCTCGTATAGTGGTAATTACAAGAAATCCCAAAACACAAACCTTTGAAAATGCAGAGGCGGAAGGTCTTGCGGAGTGCCCTCAGATCCTATACATAAGACCCCAAATGCCTATATATTTTGGGAATGCAGAGTATGTTTCTAACTATATAGTGGAAAAAGCCCAAGAAAGAAAGGACAAGGGGCTAAAATTTGTTTTCATAGACTTGGAGGCTTCCAATTATATGGATGCGGTAGGTGCGGAAAATTTTATAAGAATGCTAAAAAGACTTCAGGCTATGGGTTTATCTACTGCTATTGGAAATGTAAACCGGGTGGTTATGCCAGTTTTAGAAAGGGCAGGTTTAAAAGAGGTTGTTCCAGAGGGCATGATATTTGGTTCAAAGGGGCAGTCTTTGAGCGTATTGCTTGAAAAAATAGATCACCTATTCTGTGCAAAAAAATGTCCCCATGTGGTATTCAGAGAATGTTTGGAATTCAAGAGTGGAGAAAAGGTCGTATCCCCCCAAGAAGATTAG
- the rimM gene encoding ribosome maturation factor RimM (Essential for efficient processing of 16S rRNA) produces the protein MENFIVVGRVTSTFGLNQELKVETYLPPKEWKGIKRIFFKKKGGDYVPFEVEKLKAHGKKWVVLKLKGVDSQEGAKKFIGAKIFLPQEDLPKRKEGEYYFFELEGLEVRSNSGEYLGRVSGVVEVKDNVYLEVNGGKVLIPFTKVFVLEVKPDEGYLVVADMLKELFDL, from the coding sequence ATGGAAAATTTCATAGTTGTGGGTAGAGTGACAAGTACCTTTGGTTTGAACCAAGAGCTTAAGGTGGAAACCTATCTGCCTCCAAAAGAGTGGAAAGGTATAAAAAGGATCTTTTTCAAGAAAAAAGGTGGCGATTATGTCCCTTTTGAAGTTGAAAAGCTGAAAGCACATGGGAAAAAATGGGTTGTTTTAAAGCTAAAGGGGGTTGATAGCCAGGAAGGGGCAAAAAAGTTTATAGGTGCCAAGATTTTTCTTCCGCAAGAAGATCTCCCTAAGAGAAAGGAGGGAGAGTATTACTTTTTTGAATTGGAAGGTTTAGAAGTTAGGAGTAATAGTGGTGAATATTTGGGAAGGGTTAGCGGTGTTGTGGAGGTTAAGGATAATGTATATCTTGAAGTAAATGGCGGAAAGGTGCTTATTCCCTTTACAAAAGTGTTTGTTTTAGAAGTTAAACCTGATGAGGGGTATTTGGTTGTTGCAGATATGCTAAAGGAACTGTTTGATTTATAA
- a CDS encoding metallophosphoesterase, producing the protein MRWFIFAFLGIYFLMNLYVFLKLRHPAFIPVILMGYFSPLLMRYADTNLSPTISYFVGLFALLYMGFLVYFILLFLLFDIYTLFVKFLHRVFGVNPLPRPSKKATLILVFILSLSLSAYSYYETLNLRVYHFRLETEKLPLERIRIMHISDVHLGPVMGMDKIELIRKVYNAYKPDILVSTGDLVDGNMKRKDGLAVALAEMDPPMGKFAVLGNHEYYRGVDQAVEFTKSAGFKLLRGEVIDLGFMLVAGVDDDDCRLFNACIGPIDEYELLKDAPNRDKFVLLLKHKPRLDKRAVGMFDLMLSGHTHGGVYYPVGKFIIPKLFEANAGWVDLGKGSYLFVSRGVGTGGPPMRLLAPPDVAIIDIVKK; encoded by the coding sequence ATGAGGTGGTTCATCTTTGCCTTCTTAGGAATCTACTTTCTTATGAACTTATACGTGTTTTTAAAGCTAAGGCATCCTGCTTTTATTCCGGTGATCCTAATGGGTTACTTTTCTCCCTTACTGATGAGGTATGCGGACACTAACCTATCTCCTACAATTAGCTATTTTGTAGGCTTGTTTGCCCTACTATACATGGGCTTTTTGGTGTATTTTATTTTGCTTTTCCTTCTTTTTGACATCTATACATTGTTTGTTAAATTTCTTCACCGAGTTTTTGGCGTAAATCCTTTGCCAAGACCCTCTAAAAAAGCTACTCTTATTCTTGTGTTTATCCTATCCCTTAGCTTGTCCGCCTATAGCTATTACGAAACCTTGAACTTAAGGGTCTATCACTTTAGGCTTGAGACGGAGAAATTACCCTTAGAGAGAATAAGGATAATGCACATATCGGACGTTCACCTTGGACCGGTTATGGGTATGGATAAAATAGAGCTGATAAGGAAAGTCTATAATGCATACAAGCCTGACATTCTTGTATCCACCGGAGATCTGGTGGATGGGAACATGAAGAGGAAAGACGGTTTAGCGGTTGCTTTGGCAGAGATGGACCCACCTATGGGAAAGTTTGCAGTTCTTGGCAATCATGAATACTACAGAGGTGTGGATCAAGCGGTAGAATTTACCAAATCTGCAGGATTTAAGCTTTTGAGGGGAGAAGTAATAGACTTAGGTTTTATGCTGGTGGCAGGTGTGGATGATGACGACTGCAGACTCTTTAACGCATGCATCGGCCCAATAGACGAATACGAGCTGTTAAAAGATGCTCCAAATAGAGATAAGTTTGTACTTTTGTTAAAACACAAACCAAGGTTGGATAAAAGGGCTGTGGGGATGTTTGATCTTATGCTCTCTGGACACACCCACGGCGGAGTTTATTATCCTGTAGGAAAGTTTATAATCCCAAAGCTTTTTGAAGCAAACGCAGGATGGGTGGATTTGGGAAAGGGAAGCTATCTTTTTGTAAGCAGAGGGGTAGGCACCGGAGGACCACCTATGAGACTGCTTGCACCACCAGATGTAGCTATAATAGATATAGTTAAAAAGTGA
- the oadA gene encoding sodium-extruding oxaloacetate decarboxylase subunit alpha, translating into MRKIEITDVSLRDGIQSLLATRVRTEDMLEIVEILDKCGFYSLEVWGGATFDVCLRYLKEDPWERLRKFKERAPNTKLEMLLRGQNIVGYRHYPDDVVESFVKKAYDNGIEVFRIFDALNDTRNLRKAIETAKKVGAIVKGVLSYTISPVHSVEYYVNIARELVDMGIDIISIKDQAGLLSPKVCYELVSALKSEFPKYPVHLHTQTTASLAEMAQLKGVEAGADMIDTAFYSLASQTSHPAGETMIYVLREFGYKVDVNEKLYKKAGDLFAKIRTKYKKYDVLPPYPDVGVLLHQIPGGMISNFISQLKEQGMEEKLQEVLEEVIRVREDLGYPPLVTPTSQIVGSQAFLNVLHGERYKVVTKEVKDYVKGLYGRPPAPIKEDVLKKILGDEEPVYHIRPADLLEPELDKIRQEAIEAGAKSEEDILSYALFPLVAKEFFEWREKGEPYIPELNMVEEKRENIPIEFMITVHGEQYHVQIAGRGEPTQEGRPFFIRLDGRLEEVLLKPIRELAPDTMVSGDIYTLGTEVKPKRPKPVGLGDVASPISGKIVSIKVKPGNEVKEGDVLFVVEAMKMENEVYSPIEGIVEEVFARVGETINPDEVVVKIRPKA; encoded by the coding sequence ATGAGGAAAATAGAAATAACGGACGTATCTTTGAGGGATGGCATTCAGTCTTTGCTTGCTACAAGGGTAAGAACAGAAGATATGCTCGAAATCGTGGAAATACTTGATAAATGCGGCTTTTATTCCTTGGAAGTTTGGGGAGGGGCTACCTTTGATGTGTGCCTTAGGTATCTCAAAGAGGACCCTTGGGAGCGTTTAAGAAAATTCAAAGAGCGCGCACCTAACACAAAGCTTGAGATGCTTTTAAGAGGCCAAAATATAGTTGGGTATAGGCACTATCCAGACGATGTGGTAGAGTCTTTTGTTAAGAAGGCTTACGACAACGGCATAGAGGTCTTTAGAATATTTGACGCCCTCAACGATACCAGAAACCTAAGAAAAGCTATAGAAACTGCCAAAAAGGTGGGAGCTATAGTGAAGGGTGTACTGTCTTATACAATAAGCCCAGTTCATAGTGTGGAGTATTACGTAAATATTGCAAGAGAACTTGTGGATATGGGAATAGATATAATTTCTATAAAAGATCAAGCGGGTTTATTGTCTCCAAAGGTGTGTTATGAGTTGGTAAGTGCTTTAAAGTCCGAGTTTCCAAAATATCCAGTCCATCTTCATACTCAGACTACTGCAAGCTTGGCGGAGATGGCTCAGCTAAAGGGTGTGGAAGCGGGTGCAGACATGATAGATACCGCTTTTTACTCTTTGGCCTCCCAAACTTCCCATCCCGCAGGGGAGACAATGATATACGTTCTGAGGGAGTTTGGCTATAAGGTGGATGTGAATGAAAAACTTTACAAAAAAGCGGGAGACCTTTTTGCAAAGATCAGAACAAAATACAAAAAATACGATGTGCTACCACCTTATCCTGATGTGGGTGTGCTTTTGCATCAGATACCAGGGGGGATGATAAGCAACTTTATAAGCCAACTTAAAGAGCAGGGTATGGAAGAAAAGCTACAGGAAGTTTTAGAAGAGGTAATAAGGGTCAGGGAGGACCTTGGCTATCCACCTTTGGTAACACCCACCAGTCAAATAGTAGGATCTCAAGCCTTTTTAAACGTGCTTCACGGCGAAAGGTATAAGGTAGTTACCAAAGAGGTTAAAGATTACGTAAAAGGTTTATACGGCAGACCACCTGCACCAATAAAGGAAGATGTGCTTAAAAAGATCCTTGGAGATGAAGAACCAGTTTATCACATAAGACCGGCCGATCTTTTAGAACCAGAGTTGGACAAAATAAGGCAGGAGGCAATAGAAGCTGGAGCAAAAAGTGAGGAAGACATACTTTCTTACGCCCTTTTCCCCTTGGTCGCAAAGGAGTTCTTTGAGTGGAGAGAAAAAGGTGAGCCATACATACCTGAGCTGAACATGGTAGAAGAAAAAAGAGAAAACATACCCATTGAGTTTATGATCACAGTTCATGGAGAGCAGTATCACGTGCAGATAGCAGGAAGGGGAGAGCCTACCCAAGAAGGAAGACCATTCTTTATAAGATTAGATGGAAGGTTGGAGGAAGTTTTACTAAAGCCCATAAGAGAATTGGCGCCTGACACTATGGTAAGCGGAGACATTTACACACTTGGCACAGAAGTAAAACCCAAAAGACCTAAACCTGTGGGACTTGGAGATGTAGCCTCACCAATATCGGGTAAGATAGTGAGCATAAAGGTTAAGCCTGGCAATGAGGTAAAAGAAGGGGATGTGCTGTTTGTGGTGGAGGCAATGAAGATGGAAAACGAAGTCTATTCACCCATAGAAGGTATTGTGGAAGAAGTGTTTGCCCGAGTAGGAGAGACCATAAATCCAGACGAGGTGGTGGTAAAAATTAGGCCCAAAGCATGA
- the nadD gene encoding nicotinate (nicotinamide) nucleotide adenylyltransferase — translation MKIFFGGSFDPVHLGHLLVARDVLEELKVEEVVFVPAYQAPLKENHKASPMDRLYMLKLAIEGVEGFSVSLMEIERKGISYTVDTAQQLFQEIKKKPTFLIGADSALNLHLWKDPLRLVKLARFVIIDRSSKGKEVKAYLRERFPELKEDEDYIILSVRRVDISSTEIRRRVKEGKSIRWLVPPSVEEYIISKNLYR, via the coding sequence ATGAAGATTTTTTTTGGTGGAAGTTTTGACCCCGTTCATCTTGGACATCTTTTGGTAGCAAGGGATGTTCTGGAAGAGTTAAAAGTTGAAGAGGTTGTCTTTGTTCCTGCCTACCAAGCACCGCTTAAAGAAAACCATAAAGCAAGCCCAATGGACAGACTTTACATGCTAAAGCTTGCCATAGAAGGAGTTGAAGGGTTTTCTGTAAGTTTGATGGAAATAGAAAGGAAGGGAATCTCTTACACAGTGGATACAGCCCAACAACTTTTCCAAGAGATCAAGAAAAAGCCCACCTTTTTAATAGGCGCAGACAGTGCCCTTAACTTGCATCTTTGGAAAGATCCATTAAGACTTGTAAAGTTGGCAAGGTTTGTAATCATAGACAGAAGCTCTAAGGGAAAGGAGGTAAAAGCCTACCTAAGGGAAAGATTTCCAGAACTAAAAGAGGATGAAGACTATATAATCCTAAGCGTAAGAAGGGTTGATATTTCTTCCACAGAAATAAGGCGTAGGGTAAAAGAGGGTAAAAGTATAAGGTGGCTTGTGCCTCCAAGTGTGGAGGAATACATCATCAGCAAGAACCTTTACCGATAG
- a CDS encoding response regulator: MKIFLLEDDEDLSELLAYHLQKEGFSVICFNKGIDLLEKVKDERPSLFILDIMVPSLDGFRVASFLKSSPHTRDIPIIFLTAKGMEEDKLKGFELGADDYITKPFSVKEFLARVKAVLKRYGTLKTGGVINLGSLSVDLEKMEVKRGDEKINLTKTEFLILKALLENYQKPISRDYLVEYVLKKEVYDRTIDVHIKNLREKLGKEGEWIKTIRGVGYKLEAP, translated from the coding sequence ATGAAGATTTTCCTGCTTGAGGATGACGAGGATCTTTCTGAGCTCTTGGCCTATCATCTTCAAAAGGAAGGTTTTTCTGTCATCTGCTTCAATAAAGGAATTGACCTTCTGGAAAAGGTAAAGGACGAAAGACCAAGCCTGTTTATTTTAGACATAATGGTTCCCTCTTTGGATGGTTTTAGAGTAGCAAGCTTTCTAAAATCTTCACCTCATACAAGGGATATACCCATAATCTTTCTTACTGCAAAGGGTATGGAAGAAGACAAGTTAAAGGGTTTTGAGCTTGGTGCGGATGATTACATAACAAAACCATTTTCTGTGAAAGAGTTCTTGGCTCGTGTTAAGGCGGTTTTAAAAAGATACGGAACTTTAAAAACTGGGGGGGTTATCAATTTGGGAAGTCTTAGCGTAGATTTAGAAAAGATGGAAGTAAAAAGAGGGGATGAGAAAATCAATCTAACAAAAACGGAATTCCTAATTTTAAAAGCGCTTTTGGAAAACTATCAAAAACCAATCAGCAGGGACTACCTTGTTGAGTATGTGCTAAAAAAAGAAGTTTACGACAGAACCATAGATGTGCATATAAAAAACCTAAGGGAAAAGTTAGGTAAGGAAGGTGAATGGATAAAAACCATAAGGGGTGTGGGTTATAAATTAGAAGCACCATGA
- a CDS encoding NAD(P)H-dependent flavin oxidoreductase codes for MLKRLKIGKIELEVPIIQGGMGVGLSWERLAGAVAREGAMGVISAVGTGYRFPEMVKRDKFGRPIGSIYTHSKEALTLMIKKAKEISQGKGAIGVNILYAITDYGRVLQDAIEAGADAIITGAGLPLRMPEYAQGADVALIPIVSSARALNLICRTWEKKYKRLPDAVILEGPKSGGHQGFKYEECFMQEYQLENLFPSVLEESKKWGNIPVIVAGGIWSYKDIVWYMERGASGVQIATRFIATVECDAPDIYKDVILKAEEEDIILFKSPVGYPLRVVKTPFIERLLLGYNGWNGCISHCVMPCNKGEEAKKVGFCIADRLGAAWLGNYEEGIFISGANGHLLKKQGIITVKELIEILTGKREDPTL; via the coding sequence ATGTTAAAGCGGTTGAAAATAGGAAAGATAGAACTGGAAGTTCCCATAATACAGGGTGGTATGGGGGTTGGTTTGTCGTGGGAAAGGTTAGCGGGTGCTGTTGCAAGGGAAGGTGCAATGGGTGTTATATCCGCAGTTGGCACTGGATATAGGTTTCCTGAGATGGTTAAAAGGGATAAATTCGGAAGACCGATAGGTTCAATATACACTCACAGCAAAGAAGCCCTAACACTGATGATAAAAAAGGCAAAGGAAATCTCTCAAGGCAAGGGTGCCATCGGGGTTAATATCCTTTACGCAATAACCGACTATGGCAGAGTGTTACAAGACGCAATAGAAGCAGGAGCTGATGCGATCATAACCGGTGCGGGATTGCCCCTTAGAATGCCCGAGTATGCTCAGGGTGCAGATGTGGCGCTTATACCCATAGTTTCCTCTGCAAGGGCTTTAAACTTGATATGCAGAACTTGGGAGAAAAAATACAAAAGATTACCCGATGCAGTTATTTTAGAAGGTCCAAAATCTGGGGGGCATCAAGGTTTTAAATATGAAGAGTGTTTTATGCAGGAGTATCAGCTGGAAAACCTTTTTCCTTCGGTGTTGGAAGAGAGTAAAAAATGGGGCAACATTCCTGTAATAGTAGCAGGTGGTATTTGGAGCTATAAGGATATAGTGTGGTATATGGAGAGAGGAGCAAGTGGGGTGCAAATTGCGACGCGTTTTATTGCTACGGTGGAGTGTGATGCACCTGACATTTACAAAGATGTCATTCTGAAGGCTGAAGAAGAAGATATAATACTCTTTAAATCTCCCGTAGGGTATCCCCTTAGGGTGGTAAAAACGCCTTTTATAGAAAGACTCTTGCTTGGATACAACGGTTGGAATGGATGTATATCCCATTGTGTGATGCCTTGCAACAAAGGTGAAGAGGCAAAAAAAGTTGGCTTTTGTATAGCAGACAGGTTGGGTGCAGCATGGCTTGGCAACTATGAAGAGGGGATATTCATAAGTGGGGCAAACGGACATCTACTGAAAAAACAGGGTATAATAACAGTAAAAGAGTTAATAGAAATCCTAACTGGAAAAAGGGAAGACCCTACGTTATGA
- the trxB gene encoding thioredoxin-disulfide reductase has product MELTLNFNTDEIYDVIIIGAGPAGSSAAIYTARAGLSTLVLYRAEADGALGVTQQIENYPGIRGPLSGYELLKLMRDHAKDFGAKFVRGKVIATDLLGDIKKVYTIDGREFKGRAVIIASGAMERTNKYKGEEEFLGKGVSYCGVCDAAFFKGKPVAVVGEDDYALEETEFISRFASKIYLVVPSSRIKAPPEIVEEIKSNPKVEVLIHHRVLEIVGTSFVEGLDVQNIETKEKKRLEVDGVFIFLGGNKPSVDFLMNQVEMTDGDCIVVNEEMMTSVPGVFAAGDVLCTNIKQAVIAAADGVKAALAVDKYLNKKSKITAQW; this is encoded by the coding sequence ATGGAGCTCACGCTTAACTTCAACACAGATGAAATATACGATGTTATTATCATAGGTGCCGGTCCTGCCGGCTCCTCCGCAGCAATATACACCGCAAGGGCTGGACTTTCTACACTTGTGCTTTACAGAGCGGAAGCGGACGGTGCTCTTGGAGTAACACAGCAAATAGAAAACTATCCAGGCATAAGGGGACCTTTGTCAGGCTATGAACTTTTAAAGTTAATGAGAGATCACGCAAAGGACTTTGGTGCTAAGTTTGTAAGAGGTAAGGTGATCGCTACGGACCTTCTGGGTGATATCAAGAAGGTATACACCATAGACGGAAGGGAGTTTAAGGGTAGGGCAGTGATAATTGCTTCCGGTGCTATGGAGAGAACGAACAAATACAAAGGCGAAGAGGAGTTCTTAGGAAAGGGTGTGTCTTACTGTGGCGTGTGTGATGCAGCCTTTTTCAAAGGAAAGCCGGTGGCGGTCGTTGGAGAGGATGACTATGCTTTGGAGGAAACGGAGTTTATAAGCAGGTTTGCCAGTAAAATATACTTGGTGGTTCCTTCTTCAAGGATAAAGGCACCGCCAGAGATTGTGGAAGAGATAAAGTCCAATCCGAAGGTGGAGGTGCTGATACACCACAGGGTCCTTGAGATAGTTGGCACATCCTTTGTAGAAGGTTTGGATGTGCAAAATATAGAAACAAAAGAAAAGAAACGTCTTGAAGTGGATGGTGTATTTATATTCTTGGGTGGAAACAAGCCCTCTGTGGACTTTTTGATGAACCAAGTAGAGATGACCGATGGAGACTGTATAGTGGTAAATGAGGAGATGATGACCTCTGTGCCCGGCGTGTTTGCAGCAGGGGACGTGCTTTGCACAAACATAAAACAGGCAGTTATAGCCGCTGCAGATGGGGTTAAGGCTGCATTGGCGGTTGATAAATACTTAAACAAAAAGTCCAAGATAACAGCCCAATGGTAA